One part of the Treponema peruense genome encodes these proteins:
- a CDS encoding Dam family site-specific DNA-(adenine-N6)-methyltransferase → MGFVPHLVQYQGSKRNLASKILKYIPSNSNTIIEPFSGTAAITLACSYNNKGTRYIVNDLNKPLSQLLKLVVENPEYVSTKYEEIWNGQLTEDSISHYYKVREQFNKNNDPVLFLYLLARCVKGSVRYNSEGKFNQSPDKRRHGTKPETMTKNIVSVSKLLKQKTTFKSCDYKDILQGANKGDLIYMDPPYQGVCGDKDSRYFAGINHDEFIEELKKLSQKNVSFIVSYDGKLGNKSYGKEIPSNTGVQHIYLDAGISSQSTLLGKQEKTIESLYISNDLVEIYNYNLCKREDDDELLKRVS, encoded by the coding sequence ATGGGTTTTGTTCCACATTTAGTTCAATATCAAGGGTCTAAACGCAATTTGGCTTCAAAAATTCTTAAATATATACCCAGCAATTCCAATACAATAATCGAACCATTTTCTGGAACGGCTGCAATTACATTGGCATGTTCTTATAATAACAAAGGAACTCGTTATATTGTAAATGATTTAAACAAACCTTTATCACAATTATTGAAGTTGGTAGTTGAAAATCCAGAATATGTTTCAACAAAATATGAAGAAATTTGGAATGGACAATTAACAGAAGATTCCATTTCTCATTATTATAAAGTCAGAGAACAATTCAATAAAAATAATGATCCTGTTTTATTTTTATATCTGCTTGCTAGATGTGTAAAAGGCTCTGTAAGATATAACTCAGAAGGAAAGTTTAATCAGAGCCCGGACAAGAGAAGACATGGCACAAAACCAGAAACCATGACAAAAAATATCGTTTCAGTATCTAAACTTCTAAAACAGAAAACGACTTTTAAATCTTGCGATTACAAAGATATTTTACAAGGTGCAAACAAAGGCGATTTGATTTATATGGATCCTCCTTACCAAGGCGTTTGTGGAGATAAAGACTCTAGGTATTTTGCAGGAATAAACCACGATGAATTTATCGAAGAGTTAAAGAAACTCTCTCAAAAAAATGTTTCTTTTATCGTTAGCTATGATGGAAAATTAGGAAATAAAAGTTATGGAAAAGAAATTCCTTCAAATACAGGGGTTCAACACATTTATCTAGATGCTGGAATTTCATCTCAATCAACACTTTTAGGAAAACAGGAAAAAACTATAGAATCACTGTATATTTCTAATGACCTCGTTGAAATATACAATTATAATTTATGCAAAAGAGAAGACGATGATGAATTACTCAAAAGAGTTTCTTGA
- a CDS encoding type III toxin-antitoxin system ToxN/AbiQ family toxin: MDMKYIRDLHNADDRVQSVSPQIHKSRRPFIGIVIICDEHKYCVPLDSAKEKHKTQKNDVDFARIFDGEKVISVLNFNNMVPIDDQFITKINLKPSPKDSLAQANYKKLCIKEIKWCRKNQEAIVRKANKLYYLVQKPNCSSMLKKRCNDFKKLEKVLEKKLQKK, translated from the coding sequence ATGGATATGAAATACATCCGGGATTTACACAATGCAGATGACAGAGTTCAATCTGTTTCTCCTCAGATTCATAAAAGCAGACGTCCGTTTATTGGAATTGTTATAATTTGTGATGAACATAAATATTGCGTTCCTCTTGATTCTGCAAAAGAAAAACATAAGACTCAGAAAAACGATGTAGATTTTGCCCGTATTTTTGACGGCGAGAAAGTTATCAGTGTCTTAAATTTCAACAATATGGTTCCGATTGATGACCAGTTTATTACTAAGATAAATTTAAAACCATCCCCGAAAGATTCTCTGGCTCAAGCAAATTACAAGAAACTTTGCATCAAAGAAATCAAGTGGTGCCGTAAAAACCAGGAAGCAATCGTAAGAAAGGCAAATAAACTTTACTATTTGGTTCAAAAACCGAATTGCAGCAGTATGCTTAAGAAAAGATGTAATGACTTTAAGAAACTCGAAAAAGTTTTGGAAAAGAAGTTGCAAAAGAAATAA